In Cellulomonas sp. Y8, the genomic stretch CGCCGCGGCGCTCGCCCACGTGCGCCGCAAGGACCTCACCCCCGCCCTGGCGTCGATGGTGTTCGTCGTCCGCCCGCCGCTGGAGACGCCGACCGGCCGGTTCATCGGCGTCGTCCACCTCCAGCGCCTGCTGCGCGAGCCCCCGCACGAGGCGATCGGCGCCCTGGTCGACACCGACATCGACCCCGTGCCCGCCGACGCGCCGCTGCTCGCGGTGACCCGCCGGCTGGCGACCTACGACCTGCTCGCGATCCCCGTCGTCGACGACGACCGCCGGCTGCTCGGCGCCGTCAGCGTCGACGACGTGCTCGACCACCTGCTGCCCGAGGACTGGCGCGAGACCGACGAGGAGGTGCAGCCCGTCCCGACGGGCGAGGTGCCCGCCGTCGGCGCCCGCGGCTCCCGCCCCGCGGCACGCCCGACCCCGAGGGGAGGCCGCCGTGGCTGACCGTCTCGACACCCCGAAGACCGCGCGCCGCAGCCTGCTGCCCAAGCTCGAGGACGACGCGTTCGGCAAGGTCTCCGAGGGCATCGCCCGGTTCATGGGCACGCCCAAGTTCCTGCTCTGGCTGAGCCTGTTCTGCGCGGCCTGGCTGGTCTGGAACTCCTGGGGCCCGGAGCACCTGCGGTTCGACAAGGCCGCCAACGGGTTCACCGCCCTCACGCTCATGCTGTCGCTGCAGGCGTCGTACTCCGCGCCGCTGATCCTGCTCGCGCAGAACCGCCAGACCGACCGCGACCGGGTGCAGGCCGAGCAGGACCGGCAGCGCGCCGAGCGGAACCTGGCGGACACCGAGTTCCTCGCCCGGGAGATGGCGGCCCTGCGCATCGCCCTGTCCGAGGTCGCCACGCGCGACTTCGTCCGGTCCGAGCTGCGGAACCTGCTCGAGGAGCTGGTCGAGGAGCGCGAGGCGGCCGAGGACGACGCCGCGGACACGGCGCGCGACGCCGCCGTCCGCGACCGGGTCGACCGCGGGCGCGCGGACCGCGCCCGCGACCGGGACCGCCGGGCGGTCGCGGACGACCGCGGGCGGACGCCCACGGGCTGAGCCGCAGGCCTGACGCCGGGGTCCCGGCCGGAGCCCCCGCGCGCGCACCTACGATGGACGGCATGTCGCCCGCGCTGGACACCCGTGACCCCGAGGCCGTCGCCGCCGCCGTGCGGGAGGCCCTCACCCGGGTGCTCGACCCGGAGATCCGGCGGCCGATCACCGACCTCGGCATGGTCCGGTCGGTCGACGTCGACACCACCCCGGCGGCGGGCGCGCTCGTCACCGTCGGCATCGACCTGACGACCGCGGGGTGCCCGCTGCGGGACACCATCACGAAGGACGTCACCGCGGCCGTGCGGACCGTCGAGGGCGTGGCGGACGTGCGGATGGCGCTCGGCGTGATGAGCCCCGAGCAGCGCGCGGCCCTCACCGAGCGGCTGCGCGGCGGCGCCGAGCCCGTGATCCCGTTCAGCAAGCCGACCTCGCTGACCAAGGTGTTCGCCGTGGCGTCCGGCAAGGGCGGCGTCGGCAAGTCGTCGGTCACCGCCAACCTCGCCGTCGCGATGGCGCAGCAGGGGCTGCGGGTCGGCGTCGTCGACGCGGACATCTACGGCTTCTCGATCCCGCGGATGCTCGGCGTCACCCAGCCGCCGACCCGGGTCGACGAGATGCTGCTCCCGCCGATCGCGCACGAGGTCAAGGTCATCTCGATCGGCATGTTCGTCCCGCCGGGCCAGCCGGTCGTGTGGCGCGGGCCGATGCTGCACCGCGCGCTCCAGCAGTTCCTCGCGGACGTGTTCTGGGGCGACCTCGACGTGCTGCTGCTCGACCTGCCGCCCGGGACCGGCGACATCGCGATCTCGGTCGCGCAGCTGCTGCCGGGCTCGGAGCTCGTGGTCGTGACGACCCCGCAGCTCGCGGCGGCGGAGGTCGCCGAGCGCGCCGGGTCCATCGCCACCCAGACCCGGCAG encodes the following:
- a CDS encoding Mrp/NBP35 family ATP-binding protein, which gives rise to MSPALDTRDPEAVAAAVREALTRVLDPEIRRPITDLGMVRSVDVDTTPAAGALVTVGIDLTTAGCPLRDTITKDVTAAVRTVEGVADVRMALGVMSPEQRAALTERLRGGAEPVIPFSKPTSLTKVFAVASGKGGVGKSSVTANLAVAMAQQGLRVGVVDADIYGFSIPRMLGVTQPPTRVDEMLLPPIAHEVKVISIGMFVPPGQPVVWRGPMLHRALQQFLADVFWGDLDVLLLDLPPGTGDIAISVAQLLPGSELVVVTTPQLAAAEVAERAGSIATQTRQGVVGVVENMAWLEQPDGSRLELFGSGGGARVAEGLSRSTGTTVPVLGQVPLDIRLREAGDGGTPVVLTDRDSPAAVALRGVATALTARSRGLAGKSLGLTPVGR
- a CDS encoding DUF1003 domain-containing protein, with product MADRLDTPKTARRSLLPKLEDDAFGKVSEGIARFMGTPKFLLWLSLFCAAWLVWNSWGPEHLRFDKAANGFTALTLMLSLQASYSAPLILLAQNRQTDRDRVQAEQDRQRAERNLADTEFLAREMAALRIALSEVATRDFVRSELRNLLEELVEEREAAEDDAADTARDAAVRDRVDRGRADRARDRDRRAVADDRGRTPTG